In Qipengyuania psychrotolerans, one DNA window encodes the following:
- a CDS encoding class I SAM-dependent methyltransferase: MSERREDTDLARSFRRLIKQHGPMPVSRYMGESNARYYTSRDPLGAAGDFTTAPEISQMFGEMVGLWLTDLWVRAGKPDCAYVELGPGRGTLAKDALRAMASQGLTPQVHLVEGSEALREIQGGTLADAQFHASMDTVPADVPLLVVGNEFLDALPIRQLVNTPQGWRERMVALDGEDFVFSAGPNPMDEVLPQDRRSQPHGTIVETCPAAAALFGDLASRLAQQGGAALLIDYGYLEPRSGETLQAIRHHEKVGVFDAPGDMDLTAHVDFSVLAEIARHKSLSTNAATQGAWLTALGMGARAQALARRSPDHVQALSDAFQRLTAEDEMGELFKVLAVYAPDWPEGAGFG; the protein is encoded by the coding sequence ATGAGCGAAAGGCGCGAGGATACCGACCTCGCCCGCAGCTTTCGCCGTCTGATAAAGCAGCACGGGCCCATGCCCGTCTCGCGCTATATGGGCGAAAGCAATGCGCGCTATTACACCAGCCGCGACCCGCTGGGCGCGGCTGGTGATTTCACGACCGCGCCGGAAATCAGCCAGATGTTCGGCGAAATGGTGGGCCTGTGGCTCACCGACCTGTGGGTGCGCGCAGGCAAACCTGATTGCGCCTATGTCGAACTGGGGCCGGGCCGCGGGACCCTGGCCAAAGATGCCTTGCGCGCCATGGCAAGCCAGGGCCTCACCCCCCAGGTGCATCTCGTCGAAGGATCGGAAGCCTTGCGCGAAATTCAGGGCGGCACTCTGGCAGACGCGCAATTCCACGCGTCGATGGACACGGTTCCCGCCGACGTGCCGCTGCTGGTAGTGGGAAACGAATTTCTCGACGCGCTGCCCATTCGCCAATTGGTGAATACGCCGCAGGGGTGGCGGGAACGCATGGTTGCCCTGGACGGAGAAGATTTCGTCTTTTCGGCTGGCCCCAATCCGATGGACGAAGTCTTGCCGCAGGACCGGCGCAGCCAGCCCCACGGCACTATCGTGGAAACCTGCCCCGCTGCAGCGGCACTGTTTGGCGATCTCGCCAGCCGTCTCGCACAGCAAGGAGGAGCCGCATTGCTGATCGACTACGGATATCTCGAACCTCGCAGCGGTGAAACGCTTCAAGCCATCCGGCATCACGAGAAAGTCGGCGTTTTCGATGCGCCGGGTGATATGGACCTGACCGCCCATGTCGATTTTTCGGTCTTGGCCGAGATCGCACGGCACAAATCGCTGAGCACCAATGCCGCCACGCAGGGCGCATGGCTTACCGCGCTCGGCATGGGCGCCCGGGCTCAGGCCTTGGCCCGGCGTAGCCCCGATCACGTGCAGGCATTGTCGGACGCCTTCCAGCGCCTCACCGCGGAGGACGAGATGGGCGAACTGTTCAAGGTCCTGGCCGTATACGCGCCGGATTGGCCCGAAGGGGCAGGCTTCGGGTAA